The following proteins are co-located in the Pseudomonas fluorescens genome:
- a CDS encoding HlyD family secretion protein, translating into MKRKDKIAVAVIAVFAVGVLVYRVAPGVLGSQRQTTNDAFVAADFTLVAPRVAGFIKEVLVEDNQRVKAGQLLALIDDRDFRAAAQAADADTLVAQAQLKNATATLERQSSVIAQAQATVSADRAEVAFAEHELNRYNHLAGVGAGTVQNAQQAKTRIDQATARLASATAVLAAERKQVEILTAQRDAAAGGLKRAQAALEMASYQLSYTRIVAPVDGMVGERAVRVGAYVTPGSKILAVVPLAEAYVVANFQETQLSHMHAGQAVQVRVDSLDGELLNGHLESLAPATGVTFASVKPDNATGNFTKVVQRIPVKIILESNQPLTERLRVGMSVEASVDTQSLAQPREVAQQ; encoded by the coding sequence ATGAAACGCAAAGACAAAATTGCCGTCGCCGTTATTGCTGTGTTTGCCGTCGGCGTGCTGGTTTATCGGGTCGCGCCAGGCGTGCTGGGCAGCCAGCGCCAGACCACCAACGATGCCTTCGTCGCCGCCGACTTCACCCTGGTGGCGCCGCGTGTTGCCGGCTTCATCAAGGAAGTGCTGGTGGAAGATAACCAGCGTGTCAAAGCCGGCCAATTATTGGCATTGATCGACGACCGTGATTTTCGCGCGGCCGCCCAAGCCGCCGACGCGGATACGTTGGTTGCCCAAGCCCAACTGAAAAACGCCACCGCCACCCTGGAGCGCCAAAGCTCGGTGATCGCCCAGGCCCAGGCCACCGTGTCGGCTGACCGCGCCGAAGTGGCCTTCGCCGAGCATGAACTGAACCGCTACAACCACCTCGCCGGCGTGGGGGCCGGCACCGTGCAGAACGCGCAGCAGGCCAAGACCCGCATCGACCAGGCCACCGCGCGCCTGGCCAGTGCCACGGCGGTGTTGGCCGCCGAACGCAAGCAAGTGGAAATCCTCACCGCCCAGCGTGATGCGGCCGCCGGTGGGCTCAAACGGGCCCAGGCTGCGCTGGAAATGGCCAGTTATCAGCTGTCCTACACGCGCATCGTTGCGCCGGTGGATGGCATGGTCGGTGAGCGTGCGGTACGGGTCGGCGCCTATGTGACGCCAGGCAGCAAGATCCTCGCGGTGGTGCCCTTGGCCGAGGCCTATGTGGTGGCTAATTTCCAGGAGACTCAACTGTCGCATATGCACGCTGGCCAGGCGGTGCAGGTGCGTGTCGACAGCCTCGACGGCGAGTTGCTCAACGGCCATCTGGAAAGCCTGGCGCCCGCCACCGGCGTGACGTTTGCCTCGGTCAAACCGGACAATGCCACCGGCAACTTCACCAAGGTGGTGCAGCGTATTCCAGTGAAGATCATCCTCGAGTCGAACCAACCGCTGACCGAGCGCTTGCGCGTCGGCATGTCGGTGGAGGCCAGTGTCGACACCCAGTCGCTCGCGCAACCGCGTGAGGTGGCCCAGCAATGA